In one window of Maribacter dokdonensis DSW-8 DNA:
- a CDS encoding glycoside hydrolase family 113 encodes MKRKYLLVTLFVIVGIVGFAGVQYLPTSENEGVSVALDSVSTRRDLRRSFFDKREILVVYGAKDPNLQQEYQKLLEELSTQELTRSRRSVKVSFKSVEEVDQEEFKTSIVYLVGAVNENPFIKKYMANTPFQISETDITIGTKSIPNNNSILGVCFYPSPVDSKLPFAYLTGTDAKEVFELFADKVAERGQSFYRQNLEYEVYEQKERLVMGDFNTRWGIEGSTFFDFATGTRVLLDTEEFKFIDHQKAIDTADVTKKLKEVKAAKAKVVNFVGNGNVPKITYNFYTCTEEKGLMTGNTDHSTFDPATNAVHTIVNNIYAHNNIGRDNALVLYNLIGESSKTIFNVGLPIYFTDTWQMKGYKYWAARLVESENTYTVAELLDNSFLEMESSLIRDCMAGAFTDFLVKTWGKDRYLKQYKNVSLSDAEKNRLNVKWQQYLEQLPKAHPKIQKQAKTLPYLKGFNFAHEGYSIYNGYGSQKATESLLKQKNMGSNAMAIVPYTGINDINTPTPLHFSDNAGSENDDAVVHAVSMASKMGMYTLLKPQIYVGGSWPGGIDMPTDAQWDKFHDYYYRWIRHYAFLAEIHGMDALCIGVEFTKATLARPDAWRQMIKQTRALYSGKITYAANWGDEFEKIEFWDDLDFIGLNSYYPLSKKDNPTNAEMSLRFDTVKTKIKKVYDRFKKPIVFTEIGFRSIDTPWKNPHAEADETINEEAQQRSYEVIFKGIQNEPWCQGILWWKFPSYIEYRGEHNNAFTPNNKLAEETVREWFTK; translated from the coding sequence AGAGAGATATTAGTGGTGTATGGGGCAAAGGACCCCAACTTGCAACAGGAATATCAAAAACTTCTGGAAGAGCTTTCAACACAAGAGCTTACTCGTTCTAGACGCAGTGTAAAGGTGAGTTTTAAATCGGTAGAGGAGGTTGATCAAGAAGAATTTAAGACATCTATTGTTTATTTGGTGGGTGCCGTAAATGAAAACCCTTTCATTAAAAAATATATGGCCAATACGCCGTTTCAAATTTCTGAAACCGATATAACCATAGGGACTAAGAGCATTCCAAATAACAATTCAATTTTAGGCGTTTGTTTTTACCCAAGTCCGGTGGACTCAAAATTACCTTTCGCATATTTAACAGGAACCGATGCCAAAGAAGTGTTTGAACTTTTTGCCGATAAGGTAGCAGAAAGAGGTCAGTCGTTTTACCGTCAGAATTTAGAATATGAGGTATATGAGCAGAAAGAACGATTGGTTATGGGCGATTTTAATACCCGTTGGGGAATTGAAGGGTCTACTTTCTTTGATTTCGCCACAGGTACAAGAGTGTTATTGGATACCGAGGAGTTTAAGTTTATAGACCATCAAAAAGCGATCGATACCGCTGATGTAACTAAAAAATTAAAAGAGGTCAAAGCGGCCAAGGCCAAAGTGGTCAATTTTGTTGGTAACGGCAATGTCCCAAAAATCACCTATAACTTTTATACCTGTACAGAAGAGAAAGGTTTAATGACAGGCAATACCGATCACTCTACTTTTGATCCCGCAACAAATGCCGTACATACTATTGTCAACAATATATATGCACATAATAATATAGGTAGGGACAATGCATTGGTTTTATACAACCTAATTGGGGAGAGTAGTAAAACCATATTTAATGTAGGTCTACCTATTTATTTTACGGATACTTGGCAAATGAAAGGCTATAAGTACTGGGCGGCAAGATTGGTAGAATCTGAAAATACGTATACCGTAGCAGAGCTATTGGACAATTCATTTTTAGAAATGGAATCTTCATTGATCAGGGATTGTATGGCAGGTGCTTTCACAGATTTTCTGGTCAAGACTTGGGGTAAGGATCGGTACTTGAAACAATATAAGAACGTATCGCTTTCTGATGCTGAGAAAAATAGATTGAACGTAAAATGGCAACAGTATTTAGAGCAGTTGCCAAAAGCGCATCCTAAAATCCAAAAGCAAGCAAAGACATTACCCTATCTAAAAGGTTTTAATTTTGCACATGAAGGTTATAGTATTTACAACGGTTACGGTTCTCAAAAAGCGACCGAATCTCTTTTAAAACAAAAGAATATGGGCAGTAATGCCATGGCCATTGTACCCTATACGGGTATTAATGATATTAATACACCAACCCCTTTACACTTTAGTGATAATGCCGGTAGTGAAAATGATGATGCCGTGGTACATGCCGTGTCCATGGCAAGTAAAATGGGCATGTATACTTTGCTAAAGCCACAGATATATGTAGGTGGAAGCTGGCCAGGTGGTATAGATATGCCTACGGATGCCCAATGGGATAAATTTCATGATTATTATTATAGATGGATTCGTCATTACGCCTTCTTGGCAGAAATTCATGGGATGGATGCCTTATGTATTGGTGTGGAATTTACAAAGGCCACTTTGGCAAGACCAGATGCTTGGCGCCAAATGATCAAACAAACCCGTGCACTTTACTCAGGTAAGATTACTTATGCCGCCAATTGGGGCGATGAGTTCGAGAAAATCGAGTTTTGGGACGATTTAGATTTCATTGGGTTGAACTCCTACTATCCATTAAGTAAAAAAGACAATCCTACCAATGCCGAAATGAGCTTAAGGTTCGATACGGTGAAGACAAAAATTAAAAAAGTATATGACCGCTTTAAAAAGCCAATAGTTTTTACCGAAATCGGATTCAGGAGTATAGATACCCCTTGGAAGAATCCGCATGCTGAGGCAGATGAAACTATCAATGAAGAGGCACAGCAAAGGTCTTATGAGGTTATATTTAAGGGAATTCAAAATGAGCCATGGTGCCAGGGCATACTATGGTGGAAATTTCCTAGCTACATAGAATACCGTGGCGAGCATAACAATGCGTTTACCCCAAATAATAAATTGGCAGAGGAAACGGTTAGGGAGTGGTTCACCAAGTAG